One Bemisia tabaci chromosome 7, PGI_BMITA_v3 DNA window includes the following coding sequences:
- the LOC109034001 gene encoding breast cancer anti-estrogen resistance protein 3 homolog isoform X3 — MEAVNDPLADPAQLKKALEWELSLDNRDLRSHAWYHGAIPRTRAEEIVSDNDGDFLVRDCASQPGNYVLSCRSRGQSLHFVINKVVLQPDTVYERVQYQFEDDAYDTVPDLITYYVGSGKPISVASGAKITTPRNRLFPLSFYATKYNLFQQTAHCQIQSQYPSQNNITGSMNLSTYNSYKSPVHSPPRTRKDTPPCLPFKKQHLTQSLLSADNISNCSLSRQNSLDITDGMKLINLNNSESWNNRFSSQSLPRSKILNPDMSISGILTVPRNGKITRVTSDPALSPCFERKNFFCSDENPGEIPPPKPSRIPSLLHSISKESSNCDNDNISLTDINHANTLKRLSYHTSESDSGNGSGDSVQSSANGDSSESTTPVSTLPLNRPGVVIKNPHYHTKAIPSSCSSTTLKAFDMALDDSSLELENINVDFPSLYDIENFHTLLLPSIENKPLDSTALQVVRGILHETGSRILANHLTRVDMELVLRTYSNSSEDKNYDFGNVSGIELCCLPHGHQLRLDLIERIQCIKLFVAVTILTSTNESERAEALNKWIQVAIDSKTALGNLYGFSSVMLGLCMPQIQRLNTTWHILRQKFTDSAFNFEAKLRPTLKNMNECSNPQAPNTTIPHILPILLLQEKTADEILDDTFSENNNLISTCINSWETSADLGLGTFFAHLEFSRKFGSCAASFKRNSEIVLGDSKIDDLLLDMFRTEFYLKFLWGSRGAAASYGDRHSKFEQVLTVMSEKCEPPTQNCLPSQHVNVNIPIGTSV; from the exons ATG GAGGCTGTCAATGATCCTTTGGCGGATCCGGCCCAACTTAAGAAGGCGCTTGAGTGGGAGTTAAGTCTTGACAATCGAGACCTTCGCTCTCATGCATGGTACCATGGAGCTATTCCTCGTACCAGAGCTGAAGAGATAGTGTCGGATAATGATGGGGATTTCCTCGTCAGAGACTGTGCATCACAGCCGGGGAACTATGTGCTAAGTTGCAGAAGTCGCGGCCAAAGTCTTCACTTTGTAATAAATAAg gtcgTCTTACAACCAGACACAGTTTACGAGAGAGTTCAATACCAATTTGAAGATGATGCTTACGATACAGTGCCAGATTTGATCACTTACTATGTCGGAAGTGGTAAACCCATTTCTGTAGCATCGGGTGCGAAAATCACTACCCCTCGAAACAGGCTCTTTCCTCTTTCATTCTATGCCACCAAGTACAATCTATTCCAGCAAACTGCTCACTGTCAAATTCAAAGCCAATATCCTTCACAAAACAACATAACAGGCTCGATGAACCTTAGCACTTATAATTCCTATAAAAGTCCTGTTCACTCACCACCAAGAACGCGTAAAGATACGCCACCATGCTTGCCATTCAAGAAGCAGCACCTCACTCAGTCTCTTTTGTCTGCAGACAATATTAGCAACTGCTCTTTGTCTCGTCAAAACTCTCTAGATATTACAGATGGAATgaaattgatcaatttaaataattcaGAATCATGGAACAACAGATTTTCTTCTCAGTCTCTACCTCGAAGTAAAATACTGAATCCTGACATGAGCATTTCAGGGATTTTAACAGTGCCGAGAAATGGTAAAATAACAAGAGTTACCAGCGACCCTGCTCTTAGCCCTtgttttgagaggaaaaatttctTCTGCAGTGATGAAAATCCCGGTGAGATACCTCCACCGAAACCTAGTCGTATTCCATCTCTTTTACACTCTATCTCCAAAGAAAGCTCAAATTGTGATAATGATAATATTAGTTTAACAGATATAAATCACGCAAACACTTTGAAAAGGTTATCTTACCACACATCTGAAAGTGATTCTGGCAATGGCTCTGGAGATTCAGTCCAGAGTTCAGCAAACGGAGACAGTTCAGAATCAACAACTCCTGTTTCAACGCTACCTTTAAACAGGCCTGGTGTTGTTATAAAAAATCCTCATTATCATACCAAAGCGATTCCATCGTCTTGTTCTTCAACtactttaaaagcttttgaCATGGCTTTAGATGATTCCTCATTAGAACTAGAGAACATTAATGTGGACTTCCCATCTCTATACGACATAGAAAATTTTCACACTCTCTTATTACCATCTATTGAAAATAAACCTTTGGATAGTACCGCTCTTCAAGTTGTCAGAGGAATACTTCACGAAACAGGCTCAAGGATTTTGGCAAATCACTTGACAAGGGTTGATATGGAACTAGTTCTTCGAACATACAGTAATTCTTCAGAGGATAAAAACTACGACTTTGGTAACGTTTCTGGAATAGAATTATGTTGTCTTCCTCATGGTCATCAACTTCGTTTGGATTTAATTGAAAG GATTCAGTGCATAAAGCTGTTTGTAGCCGTGACAATACTGACAAGCACAAATGAATCGGAGCGAGCTGAGGCTTTGAATAAATGGATCCAGGTGGCAATCGACAGCAAAACAGCTTTAGGCAATCTATATGGATTTTCCTCCGTCATGCTGGGTCTGTGCATGCCTCAA ATTCAGCGGCTGAACACAACATGGCATATTCTACGCCAGAAATTCACAGATAGCGCTTTTAATTTTGAGGCTAAATTGAGGCCAACTTTAAAAAACATGAATGAGTGCTCCAATCCACAAGCACCGAACACAACAATTCCTCACATTCTACCAATATTACTCCTTCAGGAGAAGACTGCTGACGAAATTTTAG ATGACACTTTTTCGGAAAATAACAATCTAATATCAACATGTATCAATTCATGGGAAACATCTGCTGATCTCGGCTTGGGTACATTCTTCGCCCAccttgaattttcaagaaaatttggatCCTGTGCAGCGTCTTTCAAGAGGAACTCCGAAATTGTTTTAGGGGATTCCAAAATTGACGACCTGCTTCTGGATATGTTCCGTACAGAATTCTACTTGAAATTCCTATGGGGTAGTCGGGGAGCGGCAGCTTCGTATGGTGATAGGCACTCCAAATTTGAGCAAGTATTGACAGTTATGTCAGAAAAGTGTGAACCACCAACACAAAATTGTTTACCTTCACAGCATGTCAATGTAAACATACCGATCGGCacaagtgtttaa